The following are encoded in a window of Strix aluco isolate bStrAlu1 chromosome 15, bStrAlu1.hap1, whole genome shotgun sequence genomic DNA:
- the LOC141930066 gene encoding uncharacterized protein LOC141930066: protein MFGWSRNNRGFIAPKRVEDADEQLMAQPCLHPILPFLKRTCASRAGSRAHPAPLCADSLPKHCRGESDCSRCRGACRRSPRGSRLHRLWLAAPSLPTCRTSRLQDKHFPGAGSAHTRDFPRAGDTALGGGLYWECCRALPWCYLQHGRPLALQLLAHLGCSRATGHPAPRSHGWGVLGRPPGARTSHVLLSGHMNTSGQKNSSGISGPARGPVSPSSAPPSPHPDRSHPNAAQFPAHLHENPCWEDAGGGSSPDGPKTRPLQRYRKRCDDK from the exons ATGTTTGGATGGAGCAGGAATAACCGTGGGTTTATAGCCCCGAAAAGAGTGGAGGATGCTGATGAGCAGTTGATGGCTCAGCCTTGCTTACATCCCATTCTCCCCTTCCTGAAAAGGACCTGTGCATCCCGAGCTGGCTCTCGTGCTCATCCCGCTCCTCTCTGTGCCGATTCCTTGCCGAAACATTGCCGTGGGGAGAGCGACTGCAGCCGGTGCCGAGGCGCTTGTCGTCGCTCTCCCCGCGGCTCACGGCTCCATCGGCTCTGGCTGGCAGCCCCATCGCTCCCAACCTGCCGCACGTCGCGCCTTCAGGATAAACATTTCCCGGGAGCGGGCTCTGCCCACACACGCGATTTCCCTCGAGCAGGAGACACGGCTCTTGGAGGGGGTTTGTATTGG GAATGCTGCCGAGCACTGCCCTGGTGCTACCTGCAGCATGGGAGGCCCTTGGCGCTGCAGCTCTTAGCTCATTTG ggctgcagcagggccacGGGGCACCCTGCGCCCCGCAGCCATGGCTGGGGAGTGCTGGGGAGACCCCCCGGGGCACGCACCAG CCACGTCCTGCTGTCTGGCCATATGAATACGAGCGGACAGAAAAACAGCTCAGGGATTTCAGGACCCG CCAGGGGACCTGTGTCCCCCAGCTCAGCTCCTCCGAGTCCCCACCCGGATCGATCCCACCCAAACGCAGCCCAGTTCCCCGCACACCTCCATGAAAACCCATGCTGGGAGGATGCAGGAGGGGGCAGCAGTCCTGATGGCCCCAAAACACGTCCCCTCCAGAGGTACAGGAAAAGGTGTGATGATAAATGA
- the LOC141930551 gene encoding ATP-sensitive inward rectifier potassium channel 12 gives MTAGRVNPYSIVSSEEDGLRLTTMPGINGFGNGKIHTRRKCRNRFVKKNGQCNVEFTNMDDKPQRYIADMFTTCVDIRWRYMLLLFSLAFLVSWLLFGLIFWLIALIHGDLENPGGDDTFKPCVLQVNGFVAAFLFSIETQTTIGYGFRCVTEECPLAVFMVVVQSIVGCIIDSFMIGAIMAKMARPKKRAQTLLFSHNAVVAMRDGKLCLMWRVGNLRKSHIVEAHVRAQLIKPRITEEGEYIPLDQIDIDVGFDKGLDRIFLVSPITILHEINEDSPLFGISRQDLETDDFEIVVILEGMVEATAMTTQARSSYLASEILWGHRFEPVLFEEKNQYKVDYSHFHKTYEVPSTPRCSAKDLVENKFLLPSTNSFCYENELAFMSRDEEEEDDDSRGLEDLSPDNRHEFDRLQATIALDQRSYRRESEI, from the coding sequence ATGACTGCAGGCAGAGTCAACCCTTACAGCATCGTGTCCTCCGAGGAAGACGGGCTGAGGTTGACCACCATGCCAGGTATCAACGGCTTTGGCAATGGGAAAATCCACACCAGGAGGAAATGCAGGAACAGGTTTGTAAAGAAGAATGGTCAGTGCAACGTGGAGTTCACCAACATGGATGACAAGCCACAGAGGTACATTGCAGACATGTTTACCACATGTGTTGACATCCGCTGGAGGTATATGCTCTTGCTCTTTTCCCTGGCGTTTCTAGTGTCCTGGTTATTGTTTGGGCTGATTTTCTGGCTAATTGCACTCATTCACGGAGACCTAGAAAACCCAGGTGGAGACGATACCTTCAAACCTTGCGTTCTGCAGGTCAATGGCTTTGTGGCTGCTTTTCTGTTCTCCATTGAGACCCAAACGACTATTGGTTATGGCTTCCGCTGTGTGACGGAGGAGTGTCCGCTCGCAGTCTTCATGGTGGTGGTTCAGTCCATCGTGGGGTGTATAATTGACTCTTTCATGATTGGTGCAATAATGGCAAAGATGGCCAGGCCCAAAAAACGGGCCCAGACATTACTTTTCAGTCATAATGCAGTAGTGGCAATGAGAGATGGAAAACTCTGCCTGATGTGGAGAGTTGGGAATCTCCGGAAAAGCCACATAGTAGAAGCCCACGTACGAGCTCAGCTAATTAAGCCCAGGATCACAGAAGAAGGGGAGTACATACCCCTTGACCAAATAGACATCGACGTGGGGTTTGATAAAGGCTTGGACCGTATCTTCTTGGTGTCCCCCATCACCATTCTCCACGAGATCAACGAAGACAGCCCCTTGTTTGGGATCAGCCGTCAGGACTTGGAGACAGATGACTTTGAGATCGTAGTCATCCTGGAAGGCATGGTAGAAGCTACCGCTATGACGACGCAAGCTCGGAGCTCCTACCTAGCCAGCGAGATCCTCTGGGGCCACCGCTTCGAGCCAGTCTTGTTTGAGGAGAAAAACCAATACAAAGTAGACTATTCCCACTTCCACAAAACCTACGAGGTCCCATCCACCCCCCGTTGCAGCGCCAAGGACTTGGTGGAGAACAAATTCCTGCTGCCCAGCACCAACTCCTTCTGCTACGAGAACGAGCTGGCCTTCATGAGTCGCGacgaggaagaggaagatgatgacAGCCGGGGTTTGGAGGACCTGAGCCCGGATAACAGGCATGAGTTCGATAGGCTTCAAGCCACAATAGCATTGGATCAGCGGTCGTACAGGAGGGAGTCAGAAATATGA